A stretch of Onychomys torridus chromosome 2, mOncTor1.1, whole genome shotgun sequence DNA encodes these proteins:
- the Sh3bgrl3 gene encoding SH3 domain-binding glutamic acid-rich-like protein 3, with the protein MSGLRVYSTSVTGSREIKSQQSEVTRILDGKRIQYQLVDISQDNALRDEMRALAGNPKATPPQIVNGDQYCGDYELFVEAVEQNTLQEFLKLA; encoded by the exons ATGAGTGGTCTGCGCGTCTACAGCACGTCGGTCACCGGCTCTCGTGAA ATCAAGTCCCAGCAGAGTGAGGTGACCCGCATCCTAGATGGGAAGCGAATCCAATACCAGCTAGTGGACATCTCCCAGGACAACGCCCTTCGAGATGAGATGCGAGCCTTGGCAGGCAACCCCAAGGCCACCCCACCCCAGATTGTCAACGGGGACCAGTACTGCGGG GACTATGAACTCTTCGTGGAGGCCGTGGAACAGAACACACTGCAAGAGTTCCTGAAGCTGGCCTGA